From the genome of Thiovibrio frasassiensis:
CCGGAGCGCTGCTCCTCCTTGCTGAGCAAGCGCGGGATCGCCCCTTGGGCGCTGCGAAACTCCGGGTGCACCCCCAGCCGGTCGCACGCCTCCTGAAAGGCCGGGCCGTGGGGCAACTCATCCCCCCGCCCCATGTGCGCGACATACTGGTGGCTCATCTCATGCTTCAACACCTCCAGAACCACATCCCAGGAATGCTCCCGGATCAGCCAGGAGGCCAGGCTGAGGGTGTCGAGCCCCGATGACCAGGAGCCGGCCCGGCCCTGGCCCTCGCTGATCTCAAAGAGCGGAGTCGTAAGCTGCACCCGGTACAGCCAGCAGAGATGACGGTACTCCTGGGCCAGCTGCCGGCGCCAACCCTCCATGAGGAGGCTCTCTTGTTCGCTCACCCGCGCTCCCCTCTTTAGCCCTTGTACCCCGAATCCACCGGCAGATCGGCGAGCCGGGACGAGGCCACGGCCAGTTCATCGCAACGCTCGTTAAAGGGATTGCCGTTATGCCCCTTGACCCAATTGAAGGTGATGTTAAGCCCCTCGATAAGATCCAGCAGCTGACCCCAAAGATCGGGGTTGACCGCAGGCTGCCGGTCCGACTTGATCCAGCCCCGTTTCCGCCAGCTCTTGGCCCACCCCTTGCTGATCCCGTTCACCACATAGCTGGAATCGGAATAGAGGGCCACCGGCTTGTCCCGGTGCTCCAGTTCGCGCAGGGCCACGATGCAGCCCATCAGCTCCATCCGGTTATTGGTGGTCAAGCGGAAGCCGCCGGAAAGCTCCTTGCGCGCACCGTTGTAAACCTGGACGATGCCGTAGCCGCCCGGCCCGGGATTGTAGCGGGCACCGC
Proteins encoded in this window:
- the rnhA gene encoding ribonuclease HI, translating into MAAKKFYAILAGRVPGIYDNWPKAQAQVIGFQGARFKGFATRDEAEAWLKNPTSGQSGPGSSKPALKSSSGAGADTSPRDGVVSIYTDGGARYNPGPGGYGIVQVYNGARKELSGGFRLTTNNRMELMGCIVALRELEHRDKPVALYSDSSYVVNGISKGWAKSWRKRGWIKSDRQPAVNPDLWGQLLDLIEGLNITFNWVKGHNGNPFNERCDELAVASSRLADLPVDSGYKG